The genomic stretch TCCGTGCTGAAGCCGTGCTGGCGGACCTCGGTGCACAGGGTGTCGCGGCCCGCTCGACAGAACGGGCAGCGACCGCAGGTGAGGTAGAAGTTGACGATGACCCGGTCGCCGGGGGCGAAGCCGCGCACCTCGGGGCCCACCTCCGCCACTTCCCCCGCGATCTCGTGGCCCATGATGAGCGGGATGACGCCGAGCCCCATTTTGTTGGCTCGAATCTTCACGTCGGTGCCACAGACGCCCACATGTCGCACGCGAACCAGGGCCTCGTGGGGCGCGATCGCGGGGGTGGGGACATCCTTGGCGATGAACGGCCCCCCGAATTCTTCAAGCACCAGAGCTCGCATGTGGTCTCCTCCACCTTGGCGATGAAGCTTGGCGATCAAGACCCCTCGACGATCGGGTTGGGCTAACATAGCGCCCGGTGCGGCGCCTGGGAAGAGGTCAACGATCCGCGAGGGGATGCCATGGGGATGCTGGACGGGAAGACAGTCTTGGTCACCGGCGCGAGCCGTGGCATCGGCGCGGAGATCGCGCGGCTGTTCGCCGCGGAAGGCGGGCAAGTGGTCTGCGTCGCGCGCACGCTGCGCGAGGGCGACCATCCGCTGGATGGCTCACTCGACACCACGGTGGCGGCTATCCGCGCGGCCGGCGGCACCGCTCATCCCGTCGCCGCCAATATCGCGGAGCCGGCCGAGTGCGAGCGGCTCGTGCGGGCGGCGCGCGAGGTCTACGGCCCCGTGGACGTGCTCGTCAACAACGCCGCCCTGACCTACTACGTTCAGATCAAGGACTACCCGGTCAACAAGTGGATGCGCTCATGGGCCGTCAACTTTCACGCGCCCTTCCTCCTGAGTCAGCTCACCCTCGCCGACATGATTCCGCGTCGAAGCGGGGCCATCGTCAATATCTCCTCGGGCTCCGCCATCGGCCCCGGCCGCGGGCCCTACGCCGATTCCGCCGCGGGCGCCCGGGGCGGCACGTGCTATGGCGCCGAGAAGGCGGCCCTCGAGCGCTTCACCCAGGGGCTGGCCTCCGAGGTCTATCAATACGGAATCTCGGTGACGAGCGTGGCCCCGTCCCAGGTCGTCCCCACGCCGGGCACCGTCTATCACCGGCTCGTCAAGGACATGCACGATCCGCGCGGAGAGCCGCCCCTCCTCATGGCCCGCGCGGCGCTCCTCCTGGCCACCGAGCCGCTCGACAAGGTCACGGGCCGGGTCACGTATAGCCAGGCGCTTCTTCGCGAGTTCGGCTGGATCACGGAAGCGCGGGGCCGCGGAGTCGAGACCAGAGGCAGCGGTTATTCCGAGATCTAGCGAGGACGCGCCATGAGGACCAGCAGCCGGTGCATCATCACGAGCCATGCGGGAAGCCTCCCGCGCCCGGACGATCTGATCGAGCTCAATCGCGCGCGGCAGGCGGGGGAGTCGCAGGACGAGGGCGGCTACCAGGCGCGACTCGGCGCCGCCGTCCAGGAGGTCGTCCGGCGCCAGCACGACGTCGGCATCGACGTGCCGGGCGATGGCGAGTACGGCAAGGCCATGGGCCAGCGCGTGAACTATGGCGCCTGGTGGAGCTACTCCTTCCAGCGTCTGGGCGGTCTCACCCTCGGGACGGAGCTGTACCGCCTGCCGCCTCAGCGCTCAGAGCCAGGTCGGGTCAGGCTCACGAGCTTCTCGGATCGTCGGGATCGGCAGCTCTTCGGCGCCGCCTACGCCGATCCCCATGCGGGGGTCTCGACGACGCCGGGCGGCGGCCCGGGCATGCGCATTCCCGTCTGCACCAGTCCCCTCACCTACACGGGCCAGGCGGCCATCAGGGCCGACATCGAGCACTTCAAGAGCGCGCTGCAGGCGGCCGGCGTCGAGGAGGGCTTCATGACCTCGATCGCCCCGGGCAGCGCCTCCCGGATCGGCAACGAGCACTACAAGACCGAGGAGGAATTCATCTACGCCTGCGCCGACGCCATGCGCGAGGAATACAAGGCCATCGTCGACGCGGGGCTCGTCCTCCAGCTGGATGATCCCGCCATCGCGGAGAACTGGGACATGGTCAACCCGGTGCCCCCGGTCAACGCGTACCGGAAGTTCTCCATGATCCGGGTCGAGGCGCTCAACCATGCCTTGCGGGGATTGCCGCGGGAGCGGATCCGCTTTCACCTGTGCTGGGGCAGCTGGCATGGGCCGCACGTCACGGATATCCCGATGCGTGACATCGTCAAGGTGATGCTGGCCGTCAACGGCCAGGCCTATTCGTTCGAGGCCGGCAACGTCCGCCACGAGCACGAATGGCGAATCTGGAAGGACGTGAAGCTGCCGGATGGGAAGATCCTGATCCCTGGGGTGGTGAGCCACGCCACCAATGTGGTGGAGCATCCCGAGCTGGTGGCCGATCGCATCGAGCGCTTCGCCAAGCTGGTGGGGCGGGAGAAGGTCATCGCGGGTACCGACTGCGGCCTCGGGGGGCGCGTCCATCCCCTGATCGCCTGGGCCAAGCTCGAGTCGCTCGTGAAGGGCGCCGCGCTTGCCACG from Candidatus Methylomirabilota bacterium encodes the following:
- a CDS encoding SDR family NAD(P)-dependent oxidoreductase; the protein is MGMLDGKTVLVTGASRGIGAEIARLFAAEGGQVVCVARTLREGDHPLDGSLDTTVAAIRAAGGTAHPVAANIAEPAECERLVRAAREVYGPVDVLVNNAALTYYVQIKDYPVNKWMRSWAVNFHAPFLLSQLTLADMIPRRSGAIVNISSGSAIGPGRGPYADSAAGARGGTCYGAEKAALERFTQGLASEVYQYGISVTSVAPSQVVPTPGTVYHRLVKDMHDPRGEPPLLMARAALLLATEPLDKVTGRVTYSQALLREFGWITEARGRGVETRGSGYSEI
- a CDS encoding alcohol dehydrogenase catalytic domain-containing protein, with the protein product MRALVLEEFGGPFIAKDVPTPAIAPHEALVRVRHVGVCGTDVKIRANKMGLGVIPLIMGHEIAGEVAEVGPEVRGFAPGDRVIVNFYLTCGRCPFCRAGRDTLCTEVRQHGFST
- a CDS encoding cobalamin-independent methionine synthase II family protein gives rise to the protein MRTSSRCIITSHAGSLPRPDDLIELNRARQAGESQDEGGYQARLGAAVQEVVRRQHDVGIDVPGDGEYGKAMGQRVNYGAWWSYSFQRLGGLTLGTELYRLPPQRSEPGRVRLTSFSDRRDRQLFGAAYADPHAGVSTTPGGGPGMRIPVCTSPLTYTGQAAIRADIEHFKSALQAAGVEEGFMTSIAPGSASRIGNEHYKTEEEFIYACADAMREEYKAIVDAGLVLQLDDPAIAENWDMVNPVPPVNAYRKFSMIRVEALNHALRGLPRERIRFHLCWGSWHGPHVTDIPMRDIVKVMLAVNGQAYSFEAGNVRHEHEWRIWKDVKLPDGKILIPGVVSHATNVVEHPELVADRIERFAKLVGREKVIAGTDCGLGGRVHPLIAWAKLESLVKGAALATKRLWSRGRVKAGRRRARTRRPRRT